In a single window of the Papaver somniferum cultivar HN1 chromosome 8, ASM357369v1, whole genome shotgun sequence genome:
- the LOC113302152 gene encoding probable alpha,alpha-trehalose-phosphate synthase [UDP-forming] 7, translated as MLSRSYTNLLDLASGNFPAMGRERKRLPRVMTVPGIISELDDDQANSVTSDVPSSVIQDRMIIVANQLPVKAKRRPDNKGWSFSWDEDSLLLQLKDGLPDEMEVLYVGSLKVDVDVNEQDDVSQILLERFKCVPAFLPPDILAKFYHGFCKLHLWPLFHYMLPLSADHGGRFDRSLWEAYVSANKLFSQKVIEVINPEDDFVWIHDYHLMVLPTFLRRRFNRLRMGFFLHSPFPSSEIYRTLPVREEILKALLNSDLIGFHTFDYARHFLSCCSRMLGLEYQSKRGYIGLEYYGRMVGIKIMPVGVHMRQIENVLNLADKEWRVSELKQQFEGKTVLLGVDDMDIFKGINLKLLAMEQMLKQHPSWQGRAVLVQICNPARGKGRDLEIIQAEIKATTKRINEEYGRTGYEPIVLIDKPVNISERIAYYTIAECVVVTAVRDGMNLIPYEYIVCRQGISKPESDSNSSGPKKSMLVVSEFIGCSPSLSGAIRVNPWNIETTGEAMNEAISLAEPEKQMRHEKHYRYVSTHDVGYWSRSFLQDLERTCRDHFKRRCWGIGLSFGFRVVALDPNFRKLSIDTIVSSYARAKSRAILLDYDGTVMPQTSINKSPSEEVMSLLSTLCGDEKNCVFIVSGRGKESLGKWFSPCEKLGIAAEHGYFVRWSADEEWETCGQTTDFGWIQMAEPVMKLYTETTDGSSIETKESALVWHHRDADPGFGSSQAKEMLDHLESVLANEPVAVKRGQFIVEVKPQGVSKGLVAEKIFTKMAENQRRADFVLCIGDDRSDEDMFEIIGNSMSRGIISSNTAVYACTVGQKPSKAKYYLDDTSEVIMMLEGLAEASDPSVSP; from the exons ATGTTGTCGAGATCGTATACAAATCTGTTAGATCTAGCGTCGGGTAATTTCCCGGCTATGGGTCGGGAAAGGAAGAGACTTCCTAGAGTGATGACTGTACCAGGTATAATATCTGAGCTTGATGATGATCAAGCTAATAGTGTTACATCTGATGTGCCATCATCTGTTATTCAAGATCGGATGATTATTGTTGCTAATCAACTGCCTGTCAAAGCTAAAAGGAGGCCGGATAATAAAGGTTGGAGTTTTAGTTGGGACGAAGATTCTTTACTATTGCAACTTAAAGACGGTTTACCTGATGAAATGGAAGTTCTTTATGTTGGATCATTGAAAGTTGATGTTGATGTAAATGAACAAGATGATGTTTCACAGATTCTATTGGAGAGATTTAAGTGTGTACCTGCTTTTTTACCACCAGATATATTAGCTAAATTCTATCATGGGTTCTGTAAATTGCATCTCTGGCCGCTTTTCCACTACATGTTGCCCCTTTCTGCTGATCATGGTGGTAGGTTCGATAGATCTTTATGGGAAGCTTATGTTTCTGCTAATAAGTTGTTCTCGCAGAAAGTCATTGAAGTCATAAACCCAGAAGATGATTTTGTTTGGATCCATGATTATCATCTTATGGTGTTACCTACATTCTTGAGAAGGCGTTTTAATCGACTGAGAATGGGTTTCTTCTTGCACAGTCCTTTCCCGTCATCTGAGATCTATAGAACTCTTCCAGTTAGAGAAGAGATTCTGAAGGCGCTTCTGAACTCGGACTTGATTGGTTTCCATACTTTTGATTATGCTAGGCATTTTCTTTCTTGTTGTAGTAGGATGTTGGGTTTGGAGTATCAGTCAAAGCGGGGTTATATCGGGTTAGAATACTATGGAAGGATGGTGGGAATCAAGATCATGCCTGTTGGGGTGCACATGCGTCAAATTGAGAATGTATTGAATTTGGCGGATAAAGAGTGGAGGGTATCCGAACTTAAACAGCAATTTGAGGGGAAGACTGTACTGCTTGGAGTTGATGATATGGATATATTCAAAGGGATTAATTTGAAGTTGCTGGCGATGGAACAGATGCTAAAGCAGCACCCTTCATGGCAAGGAAGGGCTGTACTGGTTCAGATTTGCAATCCTGCAAGGGGCAAAGGAAGAGATCTTGAGATAATACAAGCGGAAATAAAGGCAACTACCAAGAGGATCAATGAAGAATATGGGAGGACTGGTTATGAACCGATTGTTCTCATTGACAAACCAGTTAACATCAGTGAACGAATTGCTTATTACACTATTGCTGAATGTGTTGTTGTCACTGCTGTGAGGGATGGGATGAACCTTATCCCATATGAGTACATTGTGTGCAGACAAGGAATATCAAAACCGGAGTCTGATTCAAATTCCAGCGGGCCAAAAAAGAGTATGCTAGTAGTGTCTGAGTTCATTGGATGTTCTCCTTCACTTAGTGGTGCAATCCGTGTCAACCCATGGAACATTGAAACCACTGGTGAGGCTATGAACGAAGCAATTTCATTGGCTGAGCCAGAGAAGCAGATGCGACATGAAAAGCATTACAGGTATGTTAGCACTCATGACGTTGGTTACTGGTCTCGGAGCTTCTTGCAGGATTTGGAGAGAACTTGCAGAGATCATTTTAAGAGAAGATGTTGGGGAATCGGTTTGAGCTTCGGTTTCAGAGTTGTAGCACTTGATCCTAATTTCAGAAAACTTTCTATAGACACAATTGTATCATCTTATGCTCGAGCCAAGAGTAGGGCTATATTGTTAGACTATGATGGCACGGTGATGCCCCAAACCTCCATTAACAAGAGTCCAAGCGAAGAAGTCATGTCATTACTTAGCACGCTCTGTGGTGACGAGAAAAACTGTGTTTTTATTGTCAGTGGAAGAGGGAAAGAAAGCTTAGGCAAATGGTTTTCCCCATGTGAGAAGCTTGGAATTGCAGCAGAACATGGTTACTTTGTGAG GTGGTCAGCAGATGAAGAGTGGGAAACTTGTGGACAAACTACGGATTTTGGGTGGATACAGATGGCTGAGCCTGTAATGAAATTATATACTGAAACTACTGATGGTTCATCTATCGAGACCAAGGAAAGTGCCTTGGTGTGGCACCATCGCGATGCAGACCCAGGCTTTGGATCCAGCCAAGCAAAGGAGATGTTAGACCATTTGGAGAGTGTACTAGCCAATGAACCTGTAGCTGTGAAGCGTGGTCAATTTATAGTAGAAGTGAAGCCTCAG GGTGTCAGCAAAGGTCTAGTTGCAGAAAAGATCTTCACGAAAATGGCTGAGAATCAACGCAGGGCGGATTTTGTGTTGTGCATTGGGGATGACAGGTCAGACGAGGATATGTTTGAAATCATTGGCAATTCTATGTCAAGGGGTATTATCTCCTCCAACACAGCAGTCTATGCATGTACAGTAGGACAGAAGCCAAGTAAGGCCAAGTATTATTTGGATGACACATCTGAGGTCATAATGATGCTTGAAGGTCTAGCTGAAGCCTCTGATCCATCAGTTTCACCCTAA